Proteins from a single region of Gemmatimonadaceae bacterium:
- a CDS encoding arylesterase: MIVFAGTSLTAGLGLNPDSAYPMLIQRKIDSAGLPFEVTNAGVSGETSSGLLDRLDWLLRGKFDVLVIETGANDMLRGIPVATLKANLDTIVHRVKLARPDARIALVQMEALPNLGPQYAGGIHELYTNVARREHVTLLPFLLNDVAGKRELNQGDGVHPNDAGEKIVAGNVWRALRPVLDSVR, translated from the coding sequence ATGATCGTCTTTGCGGGGACCAGCCTCACGGCGGGGCTCGGGCTCAACCCCGACAGCGCCTATCCCATGCTCATTCAGCGCAAGATCGACTCGGCCGGACTGCCATTCGAGGTTACGAATGCGGGAGTCAGCGGTGAGACCTCATCCGGCCTGCTCGACAGGCTGGACTGGCTGCTGCGCGGCAAGTTCGACGTGCTGGTCATCGAGACCGGCGCCAACGACATGTTGCGCGGCATTCCGGTCGCGACGCTGAAGGCGAATCTCGATACTATCGTGCACCGCGTCAAACTGGCACGTCCCGATGCGCGCATCGCGCTCGTGCAGATGGAGGCGCTGCCGAATCTCGGTCCGCAATACGCCGGCGGCATTCACGAGCTGTACACCAACGTCGCTCGGCGCGAGCATGTGACGTTATTGCCCTTTCTCTTGAACGACGTGGCCGGCAAGCGTGAGCTCAATCAAGGCGACGGTGTGCATCCGAACGACGCCGGCGAGAAGATCGTGGCGGGAAATGTGTGGCGCGCGCTGCGGCCGGTGTTGGATTCGGTTCGATAA
- a CDS encoding FtsX-like permease family protein: MPGTGKLFGLAWRESRTARRRLLLYMSSISLGVAALVAIDSFSENVIRSVHEQSRALLGGDVQSIRHAPPTPAIDSMLDSLRSRGMPSVTATNFTSMALVLRSGGTRLVQVHAVSAGYPFYGKIVTAPAAAWNTLQGAHNIVVDPSLLVSLDAKLGDSVVLGNARFQITGELESVPGDVGISAAIGPRVYIAERYVPETGLVVFGSRVDYETLFKLPANVAPNFFIARFSRRMQHGTTGNMRNAGYNESRLASAIDSLHDYLAIVGLVALLLGGIGVASGVHAFAMRKIDPVAIFRCLGATSWQVLAIYTVQAAIMGFVGALGGVVLGLGIQFLMPIALKDFLPVDVEVQLAPNSILLGLGIGVWVALLFAMRPLVALRSVSPLQALRRQADSEALKRARRDPLRIVLSLAIAVSVLELGLSRANTWQRGVGFTVAIAFAIGVLWMSAVALSWLARRAIRPSWPFPMRQGIASLYRPGNQTRAVVLALGFGVFLMGTIYQVQHNILRALSVRMGEARANVVFFDVQENQHIAIDSIVRAGHNELIDETPIVAMRIASINGKATADIIAEVERSWKASGRGGRPRDRRGPWALRREFRSTYRDTLTASEHLVAGRWFNLDRKGGLGEVSLDSSVAGELGVKLRDTVTWNVQGVEVPTIVTSLREVKWETFAPNFFAVFDPKSLEHAPKQFAILARAPNGSAIAHLQRDVVAAYPSVSSLDLSLVQKTVANVLGKVIMAVRFLALISLALAIPVLFSAVSATRRERLREGVLLKTLGATRRQIGRIMLAEYALLGALGAITGVVLSTLAGWGLIHFIFRQSFSPAVGPLVIVAGAMIGLAVAIGLLTGRDVFAETPMAALRES, translated from the coding sequence ATGCCCGGCACGGGAAAACTCTTCGGACTTGCGTGGCGGGAGAGCAGAACCGCGCGGCGGCGGTTGCTCCTCTACATGTCGTCGATCTCGCTCGGCGTCGCGGCGCTGGTGGCGATCGACTCATTCTCCGAGAACGTCATTCGCTCGGTGCACGAGCAATCGCGCGCGCTCCTCGGCGGCGACGTGCAGTCGATTCGCCACGCCCCGCCAACGCCGGCGATCGATTCGATGCTCGACTCGCTGCGCTCCCGCGGCATGCCGTCGGTGACGGCGACGAACTTCACGTCGATGGCGCTCGTGCTTCGCTCCGGCGGCACGCGGCTCGTGCAAGTGCACGCGGTATCGGCCGGCTATCCGTTCTACGGAAAGATCGTCACGGCGCCCGCGGCCGCGTGGAACACGCTGCAAGGCGCGCACAACATCGTCGTCGACCCTTCACTGCTCGTCTCGCTCGACGCCAAGCTTGGCGATTCCGTGGTGCTCGGCAACGCGCGCTTTCAGATCACCGGCGAATTGGAGAGCGTCCCCGGCGACGTCGGCATCAGCGCGGCGATCGGGCCACGCGTCTATATCGCCGAGCGGTACGTGCCGGAGACTGGACTCGTGGTGTTCGGCAGCCGCGTGGACTACGAGACGTTGTTCAAGCTCCCCGCGAATGTGGCGCCGAATTTCTTCATCGCGCGCTTCAGCCGGCGGATGCAGCATGGTACGACGGGCAACATGCGCAATGCGGGCTACAATGAATCTCGATTGGCGAGCGCGATCGATTCACTGCACGACTATCTCGCGATCGTCGGCCTCGTCGCGCTGCTGCTCGGCGGCATCGGCGTCGCGAGCGGCGTGCACGCGTTCGCGATGCGGAAGATCGATCCCGTCGCGATCTTCCGCTGCTTGGGCGCCACGAGTTGGCAGGTGCTGGCGATCTACACCGTGCAGGCCGCGATCATGGGCTTCGTCGGGGCGCTCGGCGGCGTTGTCTTGGGACTTGGCATTCAATTTCTGATGCCGATCGCGTTGAAGGATTTCCTGCCGGTCGACGTCGAAGTGCAACTCGCGCCAAATTCGATATTGCTCGGGCTGGGGATCGGCGTCTGGGTCGCGCTGCTGTTCGCCATGCGTCCGCTCGTGGCGCTGCGCAGCGTATCGCCGCTTCAGGCGTTGCGCCGGCAGGCCGACTCCGAGGCACTCAAGCGCGCGCGACGCGATCCGTTGCGCATCGTGTTGTCACTCGCGATCGCGGTGAGCGTGCTCGAGCTGGGACTGAGTCGCGCGAACACGTGGCAGCGCGGCGTCGGCTTCACCGTCGCGATCGCGTTTGCGATCGGCGTATTGTGGATGAGCGCCGTCGCGTTGTCGTGGCTCGCGCGCCGCGCGATTCGGCCATCATGGCCATTCCCGATGCGGCAAGGCATCGCCAGTCTCTATCGTCCCGGCAACCAAACGCGCGCGGTCGTGCTGGCGCTCGGCTTCGGCGTGTTCCTGATGGGCACCATCTATCAAGTGCAGCACAACATTCTGCGCGCGCTCAGCGTGCGCATGGGCGAAGCGCGCGCGAACGTCGTCTTCTTCGACGTGCAGGAGAATCAGCACATCGCGATCGATTCGATCGTGCGCGCGGGGCACAATGAACTGATCGACGAGACACCGATCGTGGCGATGCGCATTGCATCGATCAATGGAAAAGCGACGGCGGACATCATCGCGGAAGTCGAGCGCAGCTGGAAGGCGTCGGGACGCGGCGGTCGTCCGCGCGACCGGCGTGGTCCGTGGGCGCTGCGGCGGGAGTTTCGTTCGACCTATCGCGATACGCTCACGGCGTCGGAGCATCTCGTTGCCGGACGTTGGTTCAATCTCGATCGCAAAGGCGGCCTGGGCGAAGTGTCGCTGGACTCGAGCGTCGCCGGCGAGCTCGGTGTAAAGCTGCGCGACACGGTCACGTGGAACGTGCAGGGCGTCGAGGTGCCGACGATCGTCACGAGTTTGCGCGAGGTGAAGTGGGAGACGTTCGCGCCAAATTTCTTCGCCGTGTTCGATCCGAAATCGCTGGAGCACGCGCCGAAGCAGTTCGCGATTCTCGCGCGCGCCCCAAATGGTTCGGCGATCGCGCATCTCCAGCGCGACGTCGTCGCGGCGTATCCGAGCGTATCGAGTCTGGATCTTTCGCTCGTGCAGAAGACCGTGGCCAACGTGCTCGGCAAGGTGATCATGGCCGTGCGCTTCCTGGCGTTGATCAGTCTTGCGTTGGCGATTCCCGTGCTGTTCAGCGCCGTGTCCGCGACACGACGCGAGCGACTGCGCGAGGGCGTGCTGCTCAAGACACTAGGTGCGACGCGGCGTCAGATCGGACGGATCATGCTGGCCGAATACGCGTTGCTCGGGGCGCTCGGGGCGATAACGGGCGTGGTGTTGTCGACGCTGGCGGGCTGGGGGCTCATCCACTTCATCTTCCGGCAATCCTTCTCGCCGGCGGTGGGGCCGCTGGTGATCGTCGCGGGAGCGATGATCGGGTTGGCGGTGGCGATTGGTCTGCTCACCGGACGCGACGTGTTCGCGGAGACTCCGATGGCGGCGCTCAGGGAGAGCTAG
- a CDS encoding ABC transporter ATP-binding protein yields the protein MTPALDFAVSLESEAVVSEARFAPPALHAAHTARIAANNRPSSRIQGPMLVARDLSKEYRSGDNTLAVLRDVSFTVPQGAFVAIIGPSGSGKTTLLGLLAGLDTPSRGQVLLDGEDFTAMSEDERAQLRGQKVGFVFQSFQLIATLTALENVQVPLELRGESGAAERARDLLRRVGLGDRVDHFPTQLSGGEQQRVAIARAFANQPRILFADEPTGNLDSDTGARIVELLEALNRESKTTIILVTHDQSLAARAQRIIRLSDGRVISDTETERAA from the coding sequence GTGACACCAGCCTTAGATTTCGCCGTATCGTTGGAGAGCGAGGCGGTCGTGTCCGAGGCGCGCTTCGCGCCGCCGGCGCTGCACGCGGCGCACACCGCGAGGATCGCCGCCAATAACCGTCCGTCGAGTCGCATCCAGGGTCCCATGCTCGTTGCTCGAGATCTCTCCAAGGAATATCGCAGCGGTGACAATACGCTCGCCGTACTCCGCGACGTGTCGTTCACCGTGCCGCAGGGCGCATTTGTCGCCATCATCGGGCCGTCGGGCAGCGGGAAGACGACGCTCCTCGGACTGCTCGCCGGACTTGATACCCCGTCGCGCGGCCAGGTGCTCCTGGACGGTGAAGATTTCACCGCGATGTCCGAAGACGAGCGCGCGCAGTTGCGTGGCCAGAAGGTTGGCTTCGTCTTTCAAAGTTTTCAGTTGATCGCGACGCTCACGGCGCTCGAGAACGTGCAGGTGCCGCTCGAGCTGCGCGGCGAGAGCGGCGCGGCGGAACGCGCGCGCGACTTGTTGCGGCGCGTCGGTCTCGGCGATCGCGTCGACCACTTCCCCACGCAATTGTCCGGCGGCGAGCAGCAGCGCGTGGCCATTGCGCGCGCGTTCGCGAATCAGCCGCGCATCCTGTTTGCCGACGAGCCCACCGGCAACCTCGACAGTGACACGGGAGCGCGGATCGTCGAATTGCTCGAAGCGCTCAATCGCGAATCGAAGACGACGATCATCCTCGTAACGCACGATCAGTCGCTGGCCGCGCGCGCGCAGCGCATCATTCGCTTGAGCGACGGACGCGTCATCTCTGACACTGAAACAGAGCGGGCCGCCTGA
- a CDS encoding carboxypeptidase-like regulatory domain-containing protein has protein sequence MHATARAIALAASLVLARSSLLAPRLGAQQAQQPQQPQPRTDIVRGRVIGADTMPIANAQVTAVDTAAKVPKQMRTDAKGAFAFTFDNGGGSYMVAVTMLGYAPQRRVVTRGADGKIPDLQFKMSQVAAQLGAVRSVGERPRPPRSEAQGDAGVGGTQTFTSLSNGLTGDVTGDLTAALATIPGITITPSATGGLASVSAFGIPGEQNSITLNGLGFGGNVPRDGFSMSVVSASYDPSKGGFAGVQQSLRMQSGSNFITRSIHATLDAPTLQWTTPVASTLNTRYDQQILSGTLAGPIVTDHVFYATSYQLQRRTSGLTSLATADAASLEALRISPDSVSKLFIALGPNGIPVRTPGVPSQRENMETRLATRIDWIPHPQPAPSGVFFFGPPSVTQDAYYVEAGGSVRNNDGAMIGATSVPSFGGAQTHRDGWAQFTAAKYLPKSVLNETSVSVSGGVDRTDPYLALPTANILVTSNLDDGQLGLSSLQVGGSSQPRSSSRNWLTEVRNQTSFTTWNRKHSAALSLSASEDGYSFTQDATNGAFTFNSLADFENGVPASFSRTLTDQRRSGNGMAAAIGIGDVYTPKQPDPQRGQTGPVMQYGVRFEANRIGVHPAFNREVDSVFGLRTDHVPTTTGILPMLGFRWPVFGNYTTSSGINFGTRGQLSGGIRKYRGAFSARSIDSYARQTGLPDAVQQLFCVGSAAPAPTWQNYDASTGAIPGACADGSIGSALAQTTPPVAVLAPNYQLFESWRPALNLLYRATDWLQTTINGTFASNRNMASPVDVNFNGVQRFTLPLEGNRPVYVSPLSVVPTTGAAAWTDSRVSPLFAHVAETRSDLRSESFTLGGTLGYFPISFNITSWSFNAQLGYSYSDSREQFRGFTGGTDGDPREVGWSRGIQARHSVTMQFTARRDRLGYVQLFGRMQSGAAYTPTVAGDINGDGYSNDRAFIFNPSATADTSIGNAMSRLLSSAPSGARACLERQLGTVAGRASCVAPWAFTNLSVSINPDSYRLGLGNRGSVSILVNNILSGVDQALHGSNNLHGWGQAAIAQSQLLTVRGFDPATQRFLYTVNPQFGSTSVFRNTFRQPFQITLDFRMDVSPDRESQYLESLLRPRKADGVSVLSEQQIKQKIARAYNPIDALINVKDSLKLTDSQIDMMRKGSARYMASRDSVVTRIAKYLASRNGDYSGEDVRQRWHEAGLQTYAAFLNGYRSILALLTPEQVARANKLPQTAGLISQINSIKEGDLANMFRSPLSSLP, from the coding sequence CCAATTCAAGATGTCGCAGGTCGCCGCGCAGCTCGGCGCCGTCCGCTCGGTCGGCGAACGGCCGCGCCCGCCGCGCTCCGAAGCCCAGGGCGACGCCGGCGTCGGTGGAACGCAAACCTTCACCTCGCTGTCGAACGGCCTCACGGGGGACGTCACGGGTGATCTCACCGCGGCACTCGCCACCATTCCCGGCATCACCATCACGCCCAGTGCCACGGGCGGCCTCGCCTCGGTCTCGGCGTTCGGAATTCCCGGCGAACAGAATTCCATCACGCTCAACGGACTCGGCTTCGGCGGCAACGTTCCCCGCGACGGCTTCTCGATGAGCGTCGTCTCCGCGTCGTACGACCCCAGCAAGGGCGGATTCGCCGGCGTGCAGCAATCACTCCGCATGCAGTCCGGCAGCAACTTCATCACGCGATCGATCCACGCCACGCTCGATGCGCCGACGCTGCAGTGGACCACGCCCGTCGCCTCGACGCTCAACACGCGCTACGATCAGCAAATCCTGAGCGGGACGCTCGCGGGCCCGATCGTGACGGACCATGTGTTCTACGCGACGTCATACCAGTTGCAGCGGCGAACCAGCGGTCTCACGAGTCTCGCCACGGCGGACGCGGCCTCGCTCGAGGCTCTGCGGATCAGCCCCGACTCGGTCAGCAAACTGTTCATCGCACTCGGACCGAACGGCATTCCGGTTCGCACGCCCGGCGTGCCGTCGCAGCGCGAGAACATGGAGACGCGCCTCGCGACGCGCATCGACTGGATTCCGCATCCGCAACCCGCGCCGTCGGGCGTCTTCTTCTTCGGGCCGCCGAGCGTCACGCAGGATGCGTATTACGTGGAGGCGGGTGGTTCGGTCCGGAACAATGACGGCGCCATGATCGGCGCGACGTCCGTGCCGTCGTTCGGCGGCGCACAGACGCATCGCGACGGCTGGGCGCAATTCACCGCCGCCAAGTATCTCCCGAAGTCGGTGCTCAACGAAACAAGCGTGAGCGTCAGCGGTGGCGTCGACCGCACCGACCCGTACCTCGCGCTTCCCACGGCGAACATTCTCGTCACCTCCAATCTCGACGACGGACAGCTCGGTCTCTCGTCGCTGCAGGTGGGCGGCAGCAGCCAGCCACGGAGCTCGTCGCGCAACTGGCTGACGGAAGTCCGCAATCAAACGTCGTTCACGACGTGGAATCGCAAGCACTCGGCCGCGCTGTCGCTGAGCGCATCCGAAGACGGCTACTCGTTTACGCAGGACGCCACCAACGGCGCGTTCACCTTCAATTCACTGGCCGATTTCGAGAATGGTGTGCCAGCGAGTTTTTCGAGAACACTCACGGACCAGCGGCGGAGCGGCAACGGGATGGCGGCCGCCATCGGCATTGGCGACGTGTACACGCCGAAGCAGCCCGACCCTCAGCGCGGACAGACCGGTCCCGTGATGCAGTACGGCGTGCGGTTCGAGGCGAATCGCATCGGCGTCCATCCGGCGTTCAACCGCGAGGTGGATTCGGTGTTCGGTCTTCGCACCGACCACGTTCCGACGACCACTGGCATTCTGCCGATGCTCGGCTTCCGCTGGCCGGTGTTCGGGAATTACACGACCTCGAGCGGCATCAATTTCGGCACGCGCGGGCAGTTGAGCGGCGGCATTCGCAAATATCGCGGAGCATTCAGCGCGCGAAGCATCGACTCGTACGCGCGACAGACGGGATTGCCCGACGCCGTGCAGCAGCTCTTCTGCGTCGGCTCGGCCGCGCCGGCGCCGACGTGGCAGAACTATGACGCGTCGACGGGTGCCATTCCCGGCGCGTGCGCGGATGGTTCCATCGGCAGCGCGCTCGCCCAGACCACGCCGCCCGTCGCCGTGCTCGCGCCGAATTATCAGTTGTTCGAGAGCTGGCGTCCGGCGCTCAACTTGTTGTATCGCGCCACGGATTGGCTGCAGACCACGATCAACGGAACGTTCGCGTCGAATCGCAACATGGCGTCGCCGGTGGACGTGAACTTCAACGGCGTCCAGCGATTCACGCTGCCATTGGAAGGCAACCGGCCGGTGTATGTCTCGCCACTGAGCGTCGTGCCGACGACCGGCGCGGCGGCGTGGACGGATTCACGCGTGTCGCCGCTCTTCGCGCACGTGGCGGAGACGCGATCCGACTTGCGAAGCGAGTCGTTCACGCTTGGCGGCACGCTCGGCTACTTCCCGATCTCTTTCAACATCACGAGCTGGTCGTTCAACGCCCAGCTTGGCTACTCGTACAGCGACTCGCGCGAGCAATTCCGCGGGTTCACGGGGGGCACCGACGGCGATCCGCGCGAGGTGGGTTGGTCGCGCGGTATTCAGGCGCGTCATTCGGTCACGATGCAGTTCACGGCGCGCCGCGATCGCTTGGGGTACGTGCAGCTCTTCGGGCGCATGCAGTCGGGCGCGGCGTATACGCCGACGGTGGCGGGCGACATCAACGGCGACGGATACTCGAACGACCGCGCGTTCATCTTCAATCCGTCGGCGACGGCGGACACGAGCATCGGGAACGCGATGTCGCGTCTGCTCTCATCGGCGCCGAGCGGCGCGCGCGCCTGCCTCGAGCGTCAGCTCGGCACCGTGGCCGGCCGGGCGAGTTGCGTGGCGCCGTGGGCGTTCACGAATCTCAGCGTGTCGATCAATCCGGATTCGTATCGACTGGGCCTGGGCAATCGCGGCAGTGTCTCGATTCTCGTCAACAACATTCTGAGCGGCGTCGATCAAGCGCTGCATGGCTCGAATAATCTGCACGGGTGGGGACAAGCCGCGATCGCGCAATCGCAACTGCTCACGGTGCGCGGGTTCGATCCGGCGACGCAGCGATTCCTGTATACGGTGAATCCGCAGTTCGGGAGCACCTCCGTGTTCCGCAATACGTTCCGGCAGCCGTTCCAGATTACACTCGATTTCCGGATGGACGTGTCACCCGATCGGGAATCGCAGTATCTCGAGTCGCTGCTTCGGCCGCGCAAGGCCGATGGCGTGAGCGTGTTGAGCGAGCAGCAGATCAAGCAAAAAATTGCGCGCGCGTACAATCCGATCGACGCATTGATCAATGTGAAGGACAGCCTCAAGCTCACCGATTCGCAGATCGACATGATGCGAAAAGGCTCGGCGAGGTACATGGCATCGCGTGATTCGGTCGTGACGCGGATCGCGAAATACCTGGCGTCGCGGAACGGGGACTACAGCGGCGAAGACGTGCGGCAGCGTTGGCACGAGGCGGGCCTGCAAACCTACGCCGCGTTTCTGAACGGCTATCGCTCCATTCTCGCGCTGCTGACGCCGGAACAAGTCGCGCGGGCGAACAAACTGCCGCAGACAGCGGGGCTGATCTCGCAGATCAACTCGATCAAGGAAGGCGACCTGGCGAACATGTTCCGCTCACCGTTGTCGTCGTTGCCGTAG
- a CDS encoding serine/threonine-protein kinase, producing MSVPPQGDDRLIGRVVADRYQILEVLGEGGMGRVYLAEHVRMGRKSAVKVMSPNLALSADAITRFNREAANASRINHPNVAQIYDFGETEDGVLYLAMEFVEGQTLRSNVERFGPLPPARAAALTKQIADALSAAHHLGIVHRDLKPDNIMIGHHHDGSDWVKVVDFGIAKTVQGSGDPGSGSQTVTTAGVSLGTPEYMSPEQLAGERLDSRTDLYSLGLVLFNMLTGDLPYPKVTSRETLVRRLTSKPHTLAETAPRVAWPAALQAALDRALAPDVADRYESVTDFGNDVVKAIAGFDPAATVRVEQKTARLSGPTVRVSPPPPPPATPSRSPMRASLVAVGIVLATVGGADAGYLVYRSRQHAFVPSAAAVVATAPATRAAPSATPPVAPKADSQPVAQRGAQTAGSRPAVQHVAQQAVPHLTKPAAPTPASAPRPDSTDSTPAATSTPPTAPSVTGRAFARAGGHSWLRANGDSGAARTLGPSATDADRIRLLGEEIRGHAVRANQFMQAADVPHVRSELRDLSSETQMFRLLFPAAADSIHLEMMVRNAGARLFQTCRAATADSTHHFPPNFNCQQLLAGARGGRQGQGRFNRPPL from the coding sequence GTGAGTGTGCCACCCCAAGGCGATGACCGGCTGATCGGGCGGGTCGTCGCCGACCGCTATCAAATCCTGGAAGTGCTCGGTGAGGGCGGCATGGGCCGCGTCTATCTCGCCGAGCACGTTCGCATGGGCCGGAAGAGCGCCGTCAAGGTGATGAGCCCCAATCTCGCGCTCTCGGCGGACGCGATCACGCGATTCAATCGCGAAGCCGCGAACGCCAGCCGCATCAATCATCCGAACGTCGCGCAGATCTATGATTTCGGCGAGACGGAGGATGGCGTGCTCTATCTCGCGATGGAATTCGTGGAGGGGCAGACGCTGCGCAGCAACGTCGAGCGATTCGGGCCGCTGCCGCCGGCGCGCGCCGCGGCGCTGACGAAGCAGATCGCCGACGCGCTTTCGGCGGCGCATCACTTGGGGATCGTGCATCGCGATCTCAAGCCCGACAACATCATGATCGGGCATCATCATGATGGTTCGGACTGGGTGAAGGTCGTCGACTTCGGCATCGCGAAGACGGTGCAGGGGAGCGGCGATCCTGGCTCGGGGTCGCAGACCGTCACGACCGCCGGCGTATCGCTCGGCACGCCCGAGTACATGAGCCCCGAGCAGCTCGCGGGCGAACGGTTGGATTCGCGCACGGACCTGTATTCGCTGGGTCTCGTGTTGTTCAACATGCTGACGGGCGACCTGCCCTATCCGAAGGTGACGTCGCGCGAGACGCTGGTGCGGCGCCTGACGTCGAAGCCTCACACGCTGGCGGAGACTGCGCCGCGCGTGGCGTGGCCGGCGGCATTGCAGGCGGCGCTCGATCGCGCGCTCGCGCCCGACGTGGCGGATCGCTACGAGTCGGTCACCGATTTCGGGAATGACGTCGTGAAGGCGATCGCCGGATTCGATCCCGCGGCAACGGTGCGCGTCGAGCAGAAGACCGCACGGTTGTCGGGGCCGACGGTGCGCGTCAGTCCTCCTCCACCTCCTCCAGCGACGCCCAGCCGGTCTCCGATGCGCGCATCGCTCGTCGCGGTGGGTATCGTGCTCGCGACGGTGGGCGGCGCGGACGCGGGGTACCTTGTCTATCGCTCGCGACAGCACGCGTTCGTACCGTCGGCGGCTGCGGTTGTCGCCACGGCCCCCGCGACTCGGGCCGCTCCCTCGGCAACACCACCGGTCGCGCCGAAGGCTGACTCTCAGCCGGTCGCGCAGCGCGGTGCGCAGACAGCGGGCTCTCGGCCCGCCGTCCAGCACGTTGCGCAGCAAGCTGTACCGCACCTAACGAAACCGGCTGCTCCGACGCCCGCGTCGGCGCCGAGGCCCGACTCAACAGACTCAACACCGGCCGCCACCTCCACGCCGCCAACCGCCCCCAGCGTGACTGGCCGCGCCTTCGCCCGGGCCGGCGGACACAGTTGGCTCCGCGCCAACGGCGATTCGGGCGCCGCGCGCACGCTCGGGCCCTCCGCGACCGACGCGGACCGCATTCGTTTGCTGGGTGAAGAAATCCGCGGCCACGCCGTGCGCGCCAATCAGTTCATGCAGGCCGCCGACGTGCCTCACGTGCGGTCCGAGCTGCGCGACCTCTCGTCCGAGACGCAGATGTTCCGGCTGCTTTTTCCCGCGGCGGCCGATAGCATTCACCTGGAGATGATGGTCCGGAATGCCGGTGCGCGCCTGTTTCAGACGTGCCGGGCAGCTACGGCCGACAGCACGCATCACTTCCCACCGAACTTCAACTGCCAACAGCTGCTTGCTGGAGCACGCGGCGGTCGTCAGGGTCAGGGCCGGTTCAACCGTCCTCCTTTATGA
- a CDS encoding HDOD domain-containing protein — protein MEILVARQPVFDRREQLYGYDLVLRRAGQGDSAEPLPEQLVADTFLGIGIDQVAAGRRAFVTVDRDMLMGGAVRLLPADRVVLQLSGRLTDDPELLQVCDQLVWSGYRFSLESDRPEELPEEFLRLAEIVKIDVSNTERQFLSDLAAWLRGFHVRMLAKHVRHRIERDLCTNIGFELFEGYRFTAPETLTRRDLPIEHVMTFRLLKMVRDNKTQDGEIEEVLRRDVALSYKLLRMVNSATVGGRDIWSIGHALRLLGREQVSRWLGLLLVTDGAKDGVRAELMNLALVRARMCEMLADASGVPRARGPLFLVGMLSILDQLLETPMETLCDSMELAPDVRLALLKREEFYGATLGLVEAYEQGSWEQVDALATTVGVSPVALAPMYLDALAWASEHQKPVEPVKVAL, from the coding sequence ATGGAGATTCTCGTCGCCCGACAGCCCGTATTTGACCGCCGGGAGCAGCTCTACGGCTACGACCTGGTGTTGCGCCGGGCCGGCCAGGGCGACTCCGCGGAACCGCTCCCTGAGCAACTCGTTGCCGACACCTTTCTTGGCATCGGCATCGATCAGGTCGCGGCGGGGCGTCGCGCATTCGTGACCGTCGATCGCGACATGCTGATGGGCGGCGCGGTTCGCCTGCTTCCCGCTGACCGCGTGGTGCTTCAACTCTCCGGCCGCCTGACGGACGATCCCGAGCTGCTTCAGGTCTGCGATCAGCTGGTGTGGAGCGGCTACCGCTTCTCGCTCGAGAGCGATCGCCCCGAGGAGCTCCCCGAGGAATTTCTGCGCCTCGCCGAGATCGTGAAGATCGACGTCTCGAACACGGAGCGGCAGTTCCTGAGCGATCTCGCGGCGTGGCTGCGCGGCTTTCACGTGCGCATGCTCGCGAAGCACGTGCGGCATCGCATCGAACGCGATCTGTGCACCAACATCGGCTTCGAGCTGTTCGAGGGCTATCGCTTCACCGCGCCGGAAACGTTGACGCGCCGCGACCTGCCGATCGAGCACGTGATGACGTTCCGTCTCCTCAAGATGGTGCGCGACAACAAGACGCAGGACGGCGAGATCGAGGAAGTGCTGCGCCGCGACGTCGCGCTGTCGTACAAGCTGCTCCGCATGGTGAACTCGGCGACGGTGGGTGGACGCGACATCTGGTCGATCGGCCACGCGCTGCGCCTGTTGGGACGCGAGCAGGTGTCGCGGTGGCTCGGACTCCTCCTGGTCACCGACGGCGCGAAGGACGGCGTACGCGCCGAGTTGATGAATCTCGCGCTCGTGCGCGCGCGCATGTGTGAGATGCTGGCCGATGCCTCGGGCGTACCGCGCGCGCGCGGCCCTCTGTTCCTCGTCGGCATGCTGTCGATTCTGGATCAGCTGCTCGAGACGCCGATGGAAACGCTGTGCGACTCCATGGAGCTGGCGCCCGACGTTCGCCTGGCGCTCCTCAAGCGCGAAGAATTCTACGGCGCGACGCTCGGCCTGGTCGAAGCGTACGAGCAAGGCTCGTGGGAGCAGGTCGATGCGCTGGCAACCACCGTGGGCGTGAGCCCGGTGGCGCTCGCCCCGATGTATCTCGACGCGCTGGCATGGGCATCTGAGCATCAGAAACCCGTGGAGCCGGTCAAGGTCGCGTTGTAA